From the genome of Malus sylvestris chromosome 6, drMalSylv7.2, whole genome shotgun sequence, one region includes:
- the LOC126625451 gene encoding uncharacterized protein LOC126625451, with protein sequence MAADNRTIKELSASGLTNAAPLCIQYPAAAQGKTDEFELKSSLLHHIPKYHGLSMEDPNKHLKEFEVVCSSMTPINVDGSILMMKAFPFSLLEKAKDWLYELAPGTVTSWDSMKRAFLEKFFPTSRVILLRKRISGIQQNPGESFPSYYERFKSLVASCPQHQMKEELLIQYFYEGLLPMERQMLDASAGGALVDKTPGAAKVLIANRAHNAQQYEGVGQRDPPRPQVNEVSSMPEIQSQLANLTSIVSQLAEGMKIHGPSVCGVCSMQGHANDQCPQLIENGGWESANAVGFGNQNQPRHDPYSNSYNPGWRDHPNFKWRDPQQPQQQGGFRQQPPGFYTKPFVPNQNQVQTAPPTSGTSLDNDQVVKLLTTLTQEVQTQNKERQIQDKRVDNLEKQMGQIAEFMGQIREQGRLPSSTVVNPQVNIPLLDAIKQVPRYAKFLKELCTTRRRISNKEVVQVSENVSAVLQRKLPPKCKDPGSFTIPCVIGNTKFEQCMLDLGASINVMPYSIYASMNLGELKNDGVIIQLADRSNAYPKGVLEDVLVQVGNLIFPADFYVLDMEDSPHSTPLPILLGRPFMKTARTKIDVFKGTLTMEFDGEVIDFNLSESIKFPKDDHSCFSIDIIDDLAQDFLDCLERDTLETTIAQGIGHKDGVAVPRSE encoded by the exons atggccgcggacaatcggaccattaaagagctttcggcctcggggttgaccaatgccgcaccattatgcattcaataccccgcggctgcccaaggcaagaccgacgaatttgagttgaagtcaagcttgttgcaccacattccgaaataccatgggctttccatggaagatcccaacaagcatctcaaggagttcgaggttgtttgttcgagcatgacacccatcaatgttgacgggagtattctgatgatgaaggcttttccattctcacttttggaaaaggcgaaagattggctttacgagttagcacccggaacggttacatcttgggatagtatgaaaagagcgttcttggagaagtttttcccaacttcaagagtcattctcttgaggaaacggattagtggcatccaacaaaacccaggtgaatcgtttccttcttattatgaacgttttaaatcacttgttgcttcttgtccacagcatcaaatgaaggaggagctactcattcaatacttctacgaaggactccttcccatggaacgccaaatgcttgatgcctcggcgggaggagcgttggtggataagactccgggggctgcaaaagttctaattgccaaccgagcacataatgcacaacaatacgaaggtgttggacaaagggaccccccacggccacaagtgaatgaggtaagttctatgcccgagattcaatcccaattagctaaccttacttctattgtttctcagttggccgagggaatgaagattcatggaccaagtgtgtgtggcgtgtgctcgatgcaaggacatgccaacgatcaatgccctcaattgattgagaatgggggttgggaatctgccaatgccgtgggttttgggaaccaaaatcaaccacgccatgatccatactctaattcctacaatccggggtggagggaccatccgaatttcaaatggcgggatcctcaacaaccccaacaacaaggaggatttaggcagcaaccaccgggcttttatacaaagccattcgtccccaatcaaaaccaagtgcaaaccgccccaccaacctcaggtacgtctttggataatgatcaagttgttaagttacttactactttgacgcaggaagtacaaactcaaaataaggagagacaaatccaagacaaacgggtggacaacttggagaagcaaatgggtcaaattgcagagtttatggggcaaattagagaacaaggcagattgcctagttcaaccgttgtgaacccg caagtcaatatcccgctccttgatgcgattaagcaagtcccgaggtatgctaagttcttaaaagaactttgtacaacaaggagaaggatttcgaacaaagaggtggtccaggtaagtgaaaacgtctctgctgtgttacaaaggaaattaccccctaaatgcaaagatccgggtagttttacaattccgtgcgttattggtaatactaagtttgaacaatgcatgttagacttaggggcttcgattaatgttatgccatactcgatttatgcatctatgaacttaggtgagcttaaaaatgatggtgtgataattcaattagccgatcgttctaatgcatatccaaagggtgttttggaagatgttttggtgcaggttggtaacttgatttttccagcggatttctacgtgcttgacatggaggattcaccccattccaccccattgccgattctattagggaggcccttcatgaaaacagcccgcaccaagatagatgtgtttaaaggaactttaacgatggaatttgatggggaagtcattgattttaatctttctgaaagtattaaatttcctaaggacgatcattcttgcttttctattgatataattgatgatttggcgcaggatttcctcgattgtttggagagggatacacttgaaacgacaattgcacaaggaattgggcacaaagatggtgttgccgtgcctagaagtgag